In Acaryochloris marina S15, a single genomic region encodes these proteins:
- a CDS encoding S-layer homology domain-containing protein → MLRVSPQLPRIALAWGVSLSAMAPLFSTLPASAQTNFSDVSLGYWARPFIEKLAEKNVIKGFPDGTFKPDQPVTRAQFAAIVRQAFDRESTRQYRGFADVPTNHWAQPAIDKAYSTRFLSGYPGNLFQPNQRIPKVQALVALASGLELEPDAPTDEVLATFRDAADIPGYADKGVTASTEAGLVVNYPNANFLNPNQQATRAEIAAFVYQALVDQGDLEPIPDKARANNYIVKLDGTSSPGKPSTPINTGSIIASGSKIPVRYPGPNKVNLIVAPGETVETTLEVAEDIANAAGTVLIPKGSLIEGTLVPVNVGTTPGTQFVAKTLKVGTRTYDMRASSDPQVAVSRQSVKPNDIKGAISTAAGRTILNSVLGSGFNLGSLLTGALLSGVGTSPSAPKDSVIVVDPASLELTIQAGLDLTT, encoded by the coding sequence ATGCTGCGTGTTTCCCCACAACTTCCTAGAATTGCTCTGGCCTGGGGAGTCTCCCTCAGTGCCATGGCTCCCCTTTTCTCTACACTCCCGGCATCAGCCCAAACCAATTTTTCTGATGTCAGCCTTGGCTATTGGGCGCGCCCATTTATCGAAAAACTAGCTGAAAAGAATGTCATTAAAGGATTCCCTGATGGGACCTTCAAACCTGATCAGCCCGTAACCCGCGCTCAATTTGCGGCAATTGTTCGCCAAGCCTTTGATCGTGAGTCTACTCGCCAGTATCGCGGCTTCGCTGATGTTCCCACCAATCATTGGGCTCAGCCTGCCATTGATAAGGCTTATAGCACTCGCTTTTTATCAGGCTACCCTGGAAATTTGTTTCAGCCCAATCAAAGAATCCCCAAGGTCCAAGCGCTAGTAGCCTTAGCCAGTGGTCTAGAGTTAGAACCCGATGCCCCCACCGATGAAGTATTAGCCACCTTTCGTGATGCAGCAGATATCCCTGGCTATGCCGATAAAGGCGTCACGGCATCAACAGAAGCGGGGTTAGTCGTGAACTATCCCAATGCCAACTTTCTAAATCCAAACCAGCAAGCTACCCGAGCCGAAATTGCAGCCTTTGTCTACCAAGCATTGGTCGACCAAGGGGATTTAGAGCCGATCCCTGACAAGGCTCGTGCCAATAATTACATTGTCAAACTAGATGGCACCTCCTCCCCTGGGAAACCCAGCACACCGATCAATACGGGTAGTATCATTGCCTCTGGCTCAAAGATTCCCGTTCGGTATCCAGGTCCCAACAAAGTTAATTTAATTGTTGCCCCAGGCGAGACGGTGGAAACTACGCTGGAAGTCGCAGAGGACATTGCCAATGCTGCAGGGACGGTGCTCATTCCTAAAGGCAGTCTAATCGAAGGAACGCTAGTGCCAGTGAATGTCGGCACAACCCCTGGAACACAGTTTGTGGCTAAAACCCTTAAAGTCGGGACTCGCACTTACGATATGAGGGCCAGCTCTGATCCACAGGTGGCGGTTTCTCGTCAATCCGTCAAACCCAATGATATTAAGGGTGCCATTAGCACAGCAGCCGGTCGAACCATCCTCAACTCCGTCCTAGGAAGTGGGTTTAACTTAGGCAGTTTACTTACTGGCGCTTTGCTGAGCGGTGTGGGCACCAGTCCCTCTGCCCCCAAAGACAGCGTGATCGTGGTCGATCCAGCATCCTTAGAGTTAACCATCCAAGCGGGCTTGGATCTAACCACCTAG